From the genome of Candidatus Roizmanbacteria bacterium, one region includes:
- a CDS encoding MBOAT family protein, with protein MTSSSNRWIFLLAISYLMTLLINVYAAILLFVVTIIIYVFGVILENRKNRVYFFFAVSLTCAPLLLTKFSFLNMYLKANVLGTLGLSFYTLKALSYIIDIYRNKLKPEKHFGYYALYIAFVPQLFAGPIDRPSTLIPQLKNPVALTAGRTYEGLIRVLWGLFQKIVVADRVAIVVNNIYLQPQNYIGLPLILAMVLFSVQIYADFSGYSNIAIGAARMLGINSTENFNRPYLAKSLQDFWTRWHISLSSWLRDYIYIPLGGNRVNFDRQSINILITFLASGFWHGNGVTFVAWGLLHGLVLILSNLLKSTSSVTASDRDWNQLWKYFAKIYNFLAVPITFSLVTVLWVFFRAPSLNDALYIVSHFYRGLGSVLKLLAAFKFEDFWHLLYSDGYGISEDIFISTLFTVALFIILSFLSEIYKISICMIDHHFNVGHFTMLWCL; from the coding sequence ATGACTTCTTCTTCAAATCGATGGATTTTCCTCCTTGCAATAAGCTACCTTATGACGCTACTTATAAATGTGTATGCCGCTATTCTGCTTTTTGTTGTAACCATAATTATCTATGTTTTTGGCGTGATTCTTGAAAATCGTAAAAATAGAGTTTATTTTTTCTTTGCTGTTAGTTTAACCTGCGCACCTCTGCTGTTGACTAAATTTAGCTTTCTGAATATGTACTTAAAGGCAAACGTGCTTGGCACATTGGGATTATCATTCTATACATTGAAAGCACTCAGCTACATTATTGACATTTATCGGAATAAGCTGAAGCCAGAAAAACATTTTGGCTACTATGCGCTTTACATTGCCTTTGTTCCGCAACTTTTTGCAGGACCTATAGACCGTCCCTCAACTCTAATACCACAGTTAAAGAATCCTGTTGCCCTAACGGCCGGCCGTACTTACGAAGGGCTGATTAGAGTTTTGTGGGGATTGTTTCAGAAAATAGTTGTTGCAGACAGAGTTGCGATTGTGGTGAATAACATCTATCTTCAACCACAAAATTACATCGGCCTTCCCTTAATTTTGGCGATGGTTCTTTTCTCTGTTCAGATTTACGCTGACTTTTCTGGGTATTCTAACATCGCAATTGGCGCTGCACGGATGCTCGGCATAAATAGCACAGAAAATTTCAATCGACCATACCTTGCAAAATCACTACAGGATTTTTGGACTCGTTGGCACATCTCACTTTCATCATGGTTGCGTGACTATATCTACATTCCTCTTGGTGGCAACAGAGTGAATTTTGATCGGCAGTCGATAAATATACTCATTACATTTCTTGCAAGTGGTTTCTGGCATGGAAACGGCGTTACCTTCGTTGCGTGGGGCCTACTTCACGGTTTGGTACTTATTCTGAGCAATTTGCTAAAAAGTACAAGCTCCGTGACCGCATCGGACAGAGACTGGAACCAGTTATGGAAGTATTTTGCCAAAATCTATAACTTTTTAGCTGTGCCAATCACTTTCAGCTTAGTTACCGTATTATGGGTTTTTTTCCGCGCTCCATCACTAAACGATGCACTGTATATCGTTTCGCATTTTTATCGTGGTCTGGGCTCGGTACTGAAACTCCTTGCCGCCTTTAAATTTGAAGATTTTTGGCATCTTTTATACTCAGATGGTTATGGCATATCAGAAGATATATTTATCTCAACGCTCTTTACTGTTGCACTGTTTATCATTCTGAGTTTTTTATCGGAAATATACAAAATCAGCATTTGCATGATCGATCACCACTTCAACGTTGGACATTTTACTATGTTGTGGTGTTTATGA
- a CDS encoding glycosyltransferase family 2 protein has protein sequence MQSKNKAKISICIPTYNRADLLAQTLQSVANQTIKPYEVIVVDNNSTDGTLKVCKHYQKKYGIKFIVNKKNIGMIGNWNKAISLAKGDYICLLHSDDLIAPDWHATWIKTISKHKAAFYTSAITIIDDKNAPLFTAHIFNHDRYMKQPETMKLFLQQLAPMIAPSGASIYQKKVFREIGLYDPAYKTEADVPHFLKLVSRYDVFYRDKIVFAWRTHEAQTFDKAKTVKSVEGELIRLDNYFKIIAGYYQSFYKNNLEWKIFVQTHMFMALSAINLHLIKGKLKKVVGSHRLARRHFPTALTTTSDWMRFINIQFKLVIRALTLSFINKRDKNSLSWLKDINIPKKL, from the coding sequence ATGCAGTCAAAAAATAAAGCAAAAATATCTATCTGCATTCCCACCTACAACCGAGCAGATCTCCTAGCTCAAACCCTTCAGAGCGTAGCAAACCAAACTATAAAACCGTATGAAGTTATTGTAGTGGACAATAATTCAACCGATGGAACTTTAAAGGTTTGTAAGCACTACCAGAAGAAGTACGGAATTAAGTTTATTGTGAATAAAAAGAACATTGGAATGATCGGTAACTGGAACAAAGCAATCAGTCTGGCGAAGGGCGACTACATCTGCCTTCTACATAGTGACGATCTCATCGCACCAGACTGGCACGCAACATGGATCAAAACCATATCTAAGCACAAGGCGGCCTTTTATACCTCAGCAATAACTATAATCGATGACAAAAATGCTCCTCTTTTTACAGCTCATATATTCAACCATGATCGGTACATGAAGCAACCTGAAACGATGAAGTTATTTCTTCAGCAGCTGGCGCCTATGATCGCACCTTCCGGCGCTAGTATCTATCAAAAAAAGGTGTTTAGGGAAATCGGACTTTATGATCCTGCATATAAAACTGAAGCGGATGTGCCTCATTTTCTCAAACTTGTCTCTCGATATGACGTGTTCTATCGCGACAAAATTGTATTTGCTTGGCGCACACATGAGGCGCAAACCTTTGATAAAGCAAAAACGGTTAAATCGGTAGAAGGTGAACTTATACGCTTAGATAACTATTTCAAAATCATAGCCGGATACTATCAGTCTTTCTATAAAAACAATCTCGAATGGAAAATTTTTGTTCAAACTCACATGTTTATGGCTCTCAGTGCAATAAATCTACATCTCATCAAGGGCAAACTAAAAAAAGTAGTCGGATCTCATCGCCTAGCGAGAAGGCACTTTCCCACAGCTCTCACGACCACGAGTGATTGGATGAGATTTATAAACATTCAGTTTAAACTAGTTATACGCGCTCTTACTTTATCATTTATAAATAAGAGAGATAAAAATAGTCTTTCTTGGCTAAAAGATATTAATATTCCCAAAAAACTATGA
- a CDS encoding class I SAM-dependent methyltransferase: MKTKFVMLSHFQHHPHPASKLFRTIELQNVYKNTKRMVFKQPSMDLGGGDGYLSSILFDSKFTYNLDNGEANDLHVAKRTKRYKKILIESAEKMSLRYESLNFIFSNSVIEHIPDNEAVLQEVARTLKKGGAFVFTSPSHNFKHYLWLSNVLERSGLGILGKLYLEKRNKMLNHYHTYSHATWTKKLKTRLNCQKATIIFLKTCMLWDKIAWEVRIRAVFDRNAEKNVFLKYKEEIENAILDDRVANNKGASVFIYAVKK, from the coding sequence ATGAAGACTAAATTTGTAATGTTGTCTCACTTCCAACACCACCCCCATCCAGCATCAAAACTGTTTCGCACCATTGAACTCCAAAATGTTTATAAAAACACAAAACGGATGGTGTTCAAACAGCCATCTATGGATCTTGGAGGTGGGGACGGCTATCTTAGCTCAATTTTATTCGACTCAAAATTTACTTATAATCTCGATAACGGTGAGGCGAATGATCTTCACGTAGCAAAGAGAACCAAACGATATAAAAAAATTTTGATTGAAAGCGCTGAGAAAATGTCTCTGAGATACGAATCGTTAAATTTCATATTTTCAAACTCAGTAATTGAACATATACCCGATAACGAAGCAGTTCTTCAGGAGGTAGCAAGAACTCTTAAAAAGGGGGGGGCATTTGTGTTCACATCACCATCTCATAATTTTAAGCACTATCTATGGCTTTCTAATGTTCTTGAGAGATCGGGACTTGGAATTTTAGGCAAGCTCTACCTTGAAAAGAGAAATAAGATGCTTAACCATTACCACACCTACTCTCACGCTACTTGGACCAAGAAGTTAAAAACACGGCTTAATTGTCAAAAAGCGACTATTATATTTCTAAAAACCTGCATGCTGTGGGATAAAATTGCATGGGAGGTGCGAATACGAGCAGTGTTTGATCGCAATGCTGAAAAGAATGTGTTTCTAAAATATAAAGAAGAAATTGAAAACGCAATTTTAGATGATCGTGTTGCAAACAATAAAGGGGCAAGCGTTTTTATATATGCAGTCAAAAAATAA
- a CDS encoding glycosyltransferase family 2 protein, with product MKKKSKTAVLVVAYNRAKVLDECLKALQKNRPKSIYEIFVIDNGSKENVRDICRKNNASYLRLPKNVYVSKAVNIGFTHFRISKKFDFVILMGSDVLTDTSLIQKLSEFMQSHPNVGVSGPSHYEITTKVLISIGVTINRTSSLLHNFTDKKNPHGMNHFHSLYITRSKIFNQIKGFDHILFPMIYEEPDMGERILSLGYEITSCPQARIWHPLDDAIVAHTSAKTRAKRLYSNRAKAYLFFRNRIIYMRKHSSLAQFILFMAIWNPIITITYLPTVDPKNIVIAIQGIADGIMYGLWRDRSYIQRQNKNILSI from the coding sequence ATGAAAAAAAAATCAAAGACAGCTGTTCTTGTTGTAGCCTACAACAGAGCTAAGGTTTTAGATGAGTGTCTAAAAGCGCTCCAAAAGAATAGGCCGAAATCAATATATGAAATATTTGTTATCGATAACGGCTCAAAGGAGAATGTCCGTGACATATGCCGAAAGAACAATGCTTCCTACCTCCGGCTTCCCAAAAATGTGTACGTTTCTAAAGCAGTCAATATTGGATTCACTCACTTTCGTATCTCAAAAAAATTTGATTTTGTAATACTTATGGGAAGCGACGTGCTAACAGATACAAGCCTAATACAAAAACTCTCTGAGTTTATGCAATCACACCCAAATGTCGGAGTATCTGGACCTTCTCATTATGAGATAACAACGAAGGTTCTTATTTCTATTGGGGTTACCATTAATCGAACTAGCAGCCTTCTGCACAATTTTACAGATAAAAAAAATCCTCATGGCATGAATCACTTTCATAGTCTATATATAACTAGATCCAAAATTTTTAATCAAATTAAAGGATTCGATCATATTTTATTTCCCATGATCTATGAGGAGCCTGATATGGGGGAGAGGATCTTATCGTTGGGTTATGAGATTACATCTTGTCCGCAGGCAAGAATCTGGCATCCGCTCGACGATGCTATAGTCGCACATACGAGCGCTAAAACAAGAGCTAAGAGGCTCTACTCTAATCGCGCCAAAGCATATTTATTTTTTAGAAACAGAATCATCTACATGCGTAAACATAGCAGCCTAGCTCAATTTATATTATTTATGGCAATCTGGAATCCCATAATCACGATCACGTATCTTCCAACTGTTGATCCAAAAAATATTGTGATTGCAATTCAGGGCATAGCAGATGGTATTATGTACGGACTTTGGAGAGATAGATCGTATATTCAGAGGCAAAATAAAAATATTTTAAGTATATAA
- a CDS encoding N-acetyltransferase, giving the protein MKFNNNYTVGKKVILGKGVRIGDRTVIYDNVVIGENSIIANDCIIGEPTQDYYYDDSYKNPKTIIGADSLIRSHTIIYAGSKFGTNLQTGHRVMIREKTKMGDHCSVGTLSDIQGHATFGDYCRLHSNAHVCQGTKIGNFVYIYPYVVFTNDPTPPSNVYKGVTVGDYSIISTGSIIMPGIKIGENCLVGAGCVVTKNVKDFELVLGVPGRKICDVRDIESRESKGKKHYPWMNNFSRGKPWEKIGYKKWIAKKTTSI; this is encoded by the coding sequence ATGAAATTTAATAATAACTACACAGTTGGCAAAAAGGTTATCCTTGGCAAAGGTGTGCGGATAGGTGATAGAACGGTAATATACGATAATGTCGTAATAGGCGAAAACTCTATAATCGCAAATGATTGCATAATCGGTGAACCGACGCAAGATTACTACTATGACGACTCTTACAAAAATCCTAAAACCATCATAGGGGCAGATAGCTTAATACGAAGTCACACAATCATATATGCTGGGTCTAAATTTGGTACAAACTTACAGACAGGACATCGAGTGATGATACGAGAAAAGACAAAAATGGGAGACCACTGCTCTGTTGGAACACTGTCCGATATTCAAGGTCATGCGACATTCGGAGATTATTGCAGACTGCATAGTAATGCTCATGTCTGTCAAGGTACTAAAATTGGCAACTTTGTCTACATCTATCCATATGTTGTATTCACAAATGATCCGACTCCTCCGTCTAACGTATATAAAGGAGTCACGGTAGGAGATTATTCCATAATCTCTACTGGGTCCATCATTATGCCAGGAATAAAAATTGGCGAAAACTGTTTAGTTGGAGCGGGTTGCGTAGTAACAAAAAATGTTAAGGATTTTGAACTCGTACTGGGCGTTCCAGGGAGAAAGATTTGCGATGTTCGCGATATCGAATCACGCGAAAGTAAGGGGAAGAAGCACTATCCATGGATGAATAACTTCTCAAGGGGTAAACCATGGGAGAAGATTGGGTATAAAAAATGGATTGCAAAAAAAACTACTTCAATATGA
- a CDS encoding thiolase domain-containing protein (Catalyzes the synthesis of acetoacetyl coenzyme A from two molecules of acetyl coenzyme A. It can also act as a thiolase, catalyzing the reverse reaction and generating two-carbon units from the four-carbon product of fatty acid oxidation): MKNPVYILGGSQTDFQRNWTKEGKNFLAMLNEIVNDGLDAVRMDFSEIKKLGSTKTIGIFIGNFNAQQYVQQGHLGAFLTEIDRSFNGIPAARYEAACASGSVAIDAARAKIQAGDIDVAIVIGMEIMKSVPPQVGGDYLGTAAFYETEAKGIEFPFPKLFGKLADQIIKKYKVPEKRFLDSLAEISNINYSNAKRNSNAQTRSWFMSNKHAQLRNDSYNFSIGGRLCTSDCSQITDGAAMLVLSSKQYAKQYAKKRSIKTNKISKIKGMGFTVAPITFAEKISQATGMRHILPWTKEAVDDAYTMSKLTIKNIDVIETHDCFTSSEYACISAFGLCKPGREYEVVESGMIDFNGKKPINPSGGLIGAGHPVGATGVRMTLDLHKQVTNSAGNYQVASAKNGLMLNIGGSATTNIAYIIGR; this comes from the coding sequence ATGAAAAACCCTGTTTATATTCTCGGTGGGTCTCAGACAGATTTTCAAAGAAATTGGACTAAAGAAGGAAAGAATTTTTTAGCAATGCTTAACGAAATAGTTAATGACGGACTCGATGCAGTCCGTATGGATTTTTCTGAAATAAAAAAATTAGGATCAACAAAAACTATTGGTATATTTATCGGCAACTTTAACGCTCAACAGTATGTGCAACAAGGCCACCTTGGCGCCTTTCTCACAGAGATAGATCGTAGCTTTAATGGCATTCCAGCCGCAAGATATGAAGCGGCATGTGCCTCCGGATCGGTGGCAATCGATGCGGCACGTGCCAAAATTCAGGCTGGTGACATTGACGTTGCCATCGTCATCGGTATGGAGATCATGAAATCTGTACCACCACAGGTGGGCGGAGACTATCTAGGTACCGCAGCGTTTTATGAAACTGAAGCAAAAGGGATAGAGTTCCCTTTCCCAAAATTATTTGGGAAACTAGCGGATCAGATAATTAAAAAGTATAAAGTTCCAGAAAAACGATTTCTTGATTCTCTAGCGGAAATTTCAAACATTAATTACTCAAACGCAAAAAGGAATTCGAATGCACAGACACGTTCTTGGTTTATGAGCAATAAGCACGCGCAGCTGAGAAATGATTCCTATAACTTTTCGATTGGAGGAAGACTGTGTACATCAGACTGCTCTCAAATTACAGATGGCGCAGCGATGCTAGTCTTATCATCCAAACAATACGCAAAACAGTATGCGAAAAAACGAAGCATAAAAACTAACAAAATCTCAAAAATCAAAGGTATGGGTTTTACAGTAGCTCCAATAACCTTTGCAGAAAAAATATCCCAAGCGACGGGGATGAGGCATATACTTCCATGGACGAAAGAAGCCGTTGATGATGCCTACACAATGTCGAAACTAACTATCAAAAATATTGATGTTATAGAAACACACGACTGCTTTACCTCAAGTGAGTATGCTTGTATTTCTGCGTTCGGACTATGTAAGCCGGGAAGAGAGTATGAGGTGGTGGAAAGTGGGATGATTGATTTTAATGGCAAAAAACCAATTAATCCAAGTGGCGGGCTTATTGGCGCTGGCCATCCCGTTGGTGCCACTGGAGTTCGCATGACGCTAGATCTCCACAAGCAAGTCACAAACTCTGCTGGCAATTATCAAGTCGCATCTGCAAAAAATGGCTTAATGCTAAATATCGGAGGTTCTGCAACTACAAATATTGCGTATATAATAGGAAGATGA
- a CDS encoding WxcM-like domain-containing protein — MKKLNFKLTKFKSFSDKRGKPIVFLKESELHSAKKKFGQIYFVTFNKRGAVRGNHYHKKWYEWFGIVEGKVKVIIEDVRTKKRKQITLSAEKDKYIRIETGPYIAHAIVSLTKRASLLSYADTEWTTDDTHYYKLA; from the coding sequence ATGAAAAAACTCAATTTTAAGCTAACAAAATTTAAGTCTTTTTCCGATAAAAGAGGAAAGCCAATTGTTTTTTTAAAGGAATCTGAGCTGCATAGCGCAAAGAAAAAATTCGGACAAATATACTTTGTTACCTTCAATAAAAGAGGGGCTGTACGTGGAAACCACTACCATAAAAAATGGTACGAGTGGTTTGGGATAGTTGAGGGAAAGGTAAAGGTAATCATCGAGGATGTTAGAACCAAAAAAAGAAAGCAAATCACGCTGAGTGCTGAAAAAGATAAATATATACGAATTGAGACTGGTCCATATATCGCACACGCAATAGTGAGCCTTACCAAAAGAGCTTCGCTACTCAGTTATGCCGACACTGAGTGGACAACAGACGATACGCATTACTACAAACTGGCTTAA
- a CDS encoding glycosyltransferase family 2 protein produces the protein MNVSIFIPTGNRALSLDKTLQSLTKQAYKNFEVIVVDYKSSDNTEAVIKKYSKKLRIKVLRQKTKGLAKAANQALKQARGKIFIRTDDDVIMSKDWLLAIFDTFSKYKDVGGVTGPTVIPVAFRKNRDLFIIEERFKKGNILWKLIGSLYFGYFMDGQPRRVGHWFDSGAFGLGSNFPEAKNEKQHEVSNLEACNFSVRKNLLKKIGGFDTFYSGVGEYHEPDAAFKIKGLGYKLIFNPKASLNHCPSKQGFFNDRPESYSRMINFIVFYRRHIKLDSLRKFFHFIPYLIFLDAYYIYTAVKTKQLKQLGAIPGTIVGFLK, from the coding sequence ATGAACGTATCTATATTTATCCCAACAGGAAATCGAGCCCTATCGCTTGATAAAACACTACAGTCTCTCACAAAGCAGGCTTACAAAAACTTTGAAGTCATCGTTGTAGACTATAAATCGTCAGATAATACGGAGGCTGTTATAAAAAAATATTCTAAGAAACTACGCATTAAAGTTCTTCGACAAAAAACAAAAGGTCTAGCAAAAGCCGCAAATCAGGCATTAAAGCAAGCTCGAGGAAAAATATTTATCAGAACGGATGACGACGTCATAATGAGTAAGGACTGGCTACTGGCAATCTTTGACACCTTTTCAAAATACAAAGATGTCGGAGGGGTAACAGGGCCTACGGTGATACCTGTAGCATTTAGAAAAAATAGGGATCTATTCATAATCGAAGAACGTTTCAAAAAGGGAAACATACTTTGGAAACTTATTGGGTCACTATACTTTGGCTACTTCATGGACGGACAACCTCGACGAGTAGGTCACTGGTTTGATTCGGGCGCCTTCGGATTGGGATCCAATTTTCCAGAGGCAAAAAACGAGAAACAACATGAGGTTTCAAATCTGGAGGCTTGTAACTTCTCAGTACGCAAGAATCTGCTCAAAAAAATTGGCGGCTTTGACACGTTTTATTCAGGAGTAGGAGAGTATCATGAGCCTGACGCTGCCTTTAAGATTAAGGGGCTTGGTTACAAGTTGATCTTTAACCCTAAGGCTTCACTAAATCACTGTCCATCCAAGCAGGGCTTCTTTAATGACAGACCAGAAAGCTATAGTAGGATGATTAACTTCATTGTATTTTATCGTCGTCATATTAAACTTGACTCGCTAAGAAAATTTTTTCACTTCATACCTTACCTTATATTTCTAGATGCTTACTATATATACACCGCCGTTAAAACAAAACAACTTAAGCAACTTGGAGCCATTCCAGGTACAATAGTGGGGTTTCTAAAATGA
- a CDS encoding DegT/DnrJ/EryC1/StrS family aminotransferase: MPFVNLSTQFKEHETNIYSIIKNVLDKGLFIGGEEVISFEHSFARYIGTKHCVSLNSGTDALILGTRALGFSAPDEIIFPSNTYYATILAAVANGVKPVLSEVDADDFGYDLSTLKKKINTRTKAIMVVHLYGQSDKIGEIQSLIKKTGRKIHIIEDACQAHGAKFGTKRVGGFGTFSAFSFYPSKNLGAYGDGGAITTNDQQLASKIRRLKEYGQSSKYRHESVGFNSRLDTLQAAVLSYKLEQLDGWNKKRQDLSKIYHTMLGIIPDITLPNVYKDRKSVYHLFVIRTKQRDALQKYLQEKGVATQIHYPYPIHMQNAWKFLKYKQGDFPVAEKLSDEILSLPMYPELTERQVRYVCISILNFFYN; encoded by the coding sequence GTGCCCTTTGTAAATCTTAGCACTCAGTTTAAGGAGCATGAAACGAACATCTACTCAATCATTAAGAATGTCTTGGATAAAGGGTTATTTATTGGGGGCGAAGAGGTTATCTCGTTTGAACATAGTTTTGCGAGATATATTGGTACCAAGCACTGCGTCTCGCTCAACTCCGGAACGGATGCTCTCATACTAGGAACGCGCGCGCTTGGCTTCTCCGCACCGGATGAGATTATTTTTCCATCCAATACTTACTACGCCACGATCTTGGCGGCCGTCGCGAACGGAGTTAAGCCGGTGTTGTCAGAGGTAGATGCAGATGACTTTGGATATGATCTATCAACACTTAAAAAAAAGATTAATACCAGAACAAAGGCAATTATGGTTGTCCATCTTTACGGTCAGTCTGACAAAATTGGTGAAATTCAGTCGCTGATCAAAAAAACCGGAAGAAAAATTCACATTATCGAGGATGCTTGTCAGGCACATGGAGCAAAATTCGGCACAAAACGCGTTGGTGGATTTGGCACCTTCTCTGCGTTTTCATTTTATCCCAGTAAAAACTTGGGCGCCTATGGAGATGGGGGAGCAATCACAACAAACGATCAGCAGCTTGCATCAAAGATAAGACGGTTGAAGGAGTACGGTCAGTCAAGTAAGTATCGCCATGAGTCCGTAGGCTTCAACTCGAGACTCGACACTCTTCAGGCGGCAGTTCTTAGTTACAAACTAGAACAGCTTGACGGATGGAACAAAAAAAGACAGGATCTGTCAAAGATCTACCACACAATGCTAGGCATCATTCCAGATATCACATTACCAAACGTCTACAAAGATCGGAAAAGCGTATACCATCTGTTTGTCATTAGAACTAAACAAAGGGACGCACTTCAAAAATACCTACAGGAAAAGGGTGTCGCAACGCAGATTCATTATCCTTATCCAATTCATATGCAAAATGCGTGGAAATTTCTAAAGTACAAACAGGGAGACTTTCCAGTCGCAGAAAAATTATCCGATGAAATACTTTCACTGCCAATGTATCCAGAGCTTACAGAAAGACAAGTCAGGTATGTGTGCATTTCGATACTGAATTTCTTTTATAACTAA
- a CDS encoding DegT/DnrJ/EryC1/StrS aminotransferase family protein, whose protein sequence is MIKLIKSTFYEEEKSKLELAFFIAQTSYLSFGKQCELFERNFSHYQNRKHAIFLNSGSSANLAIIQALLNLGKIKQGDLVGFSALTWSTNVMPLLQLGLQAVPIDVELDTLNVSSKKFEETISKFPIKLLFLTNLLGFCDDIDKIKNLCEKNNIILIEDNCESLGTVYKGKKLGNFGLASTFSFYVGHHMSTIEGGAVCTDNEELASMLRMVRAHGWDRNLNEKSQNKIRSKHNINSSFYSRYTFYDLGYNLRPTEINGFLGNQQLKYIDKIVKRRNEIFMKIAPVIYKNKKKYYPIRYSHIQLLSNFAVPIICRSKAIRDQLVTKCKDIVEIRPVVAGDITQQPFFSKHMSIFKHILGNSNAKLIHDQGLYFGNNPDLTDDEVNTLIKIFA, encoded by the coding sequence ATGATCAAGCTAATCAAGTCAACATTTTATGAAGAAGAAAAATCAAAACTTGAACTAGCATTTTTTATTGCACAAACTTCTTATCTGAGCTTCGGTAAACAATGCGAATTGTTTGAACGAAATTTTTCTCACTACCAAAACCGTAAGCACGCTATTTTTCTAAACAGCGGAAGCTCTGCAAACTTAGCAATAATTCAAGCATTACTGAATCTTGGAAAAATTAAACAGGGGGACCTTGTTGGGTTTTCCGCACTCACATGGTCCACAAACGTAATGCCACTTCTTCAACTTGGTCTTCAGGCAGTTCCTATAGATGTCGAGCTAGATACTTTAAATGTGTCCTCAAAAAAGTTTGAAGAAACGATTTCCAAGTTTCCGATCAAATTACTATTTCTCACAAACTTGCTTGGCTTTTGTGATGACATTGATAAGATTAAAAATCTTTGTGAAAAAAATAACATTATTCTCATAGAAGATAATTGCGAATCTTTGGGAACGGTTTATAAAGGTAAAAAATTGGGCAACTTTGGTTTAGCGAGCACATTCTCGTTTTACGTAGGCCACCATATGTCCACAATCGAAGGAGGCGCCGTATGCACAGATAATGAAGAACTAGCATCGATGCTCAGAATGGTACGAGCACACGGCTGGGATCGTAATCTAAATGAAAAATCACAAAACAAGATAAGATCTAAGCACAACATTAATTCTTCATTTTATTCTCGCTACACATTCTACGACCTAGGATACAATCTGAGACCTACTGAAATAAATGGCTTCCTAGGCAATCAGCAGCTCAAATATATTGACAAGATAGTAAAACGAAGAAATGAGATCTTCATGAAAATTGCACCAGTAATTTACAAGAATAAGAAGAAATATTATCCAATTAGATACTCGCATATTCAACTTTTGTCTAACTTCGCAGTACCCATAATCTGCAGATCAAAGGCAATTAGAGATCAACTGGTCACCAAATGTAAAGACATTGTTGAGATACGACCGGTTGTGGCTGGAGACATCACTCAGCAACCTTTCTTCTCAAAACATATGAGCATATTCAAGCATATTCTTGGTAATTCCAATGCAAAATTGATTCACGATCAAGGCCTCTACTTCGGCAATAATCCAGATCTGACAGATGATGAAGTTAATACTCTGATAAAAATATTTGCCTAA